The sequence below is a genomic window from Methanoculleus sp. 7T.
GGTAAACATTCTATTCATTAGAAATTCAACACCCTCAGAGAAGATACCGGAGCCTTCAATCTATGCGTTGCTGACTGACAACATTACTGAAAAATACATAATAGAGGATCAGGACGTGGGATCGCTTAACTCAATTTCAGTCCGTAAGGTAAAATTGTCTCCTCGCGAATTGGACAACGAGGATATGAGAGAGTATCTGATATGGATCGATTCTGACAGTCTTATCCCGTTGAAACTGGAGAGTTACGACAAGGGCAATCTGATGTTAACCCTGGAGTATCAAGATTACTCGATAAATTGCATAACAGATGATAATGAATTCACCTTTGCAATTCCTGCTGGCGCGTCGGTGGTGTACGCATGAGGATTGATCATATCGTCAAAGAGGAACTCTTGCGCTCACTCGCAATCTACTGGATATTGTTTCTCATCATTGCTATTCCCACCGTGGGTGGCTACTTGCCGTTATCCACGGCTTCTGCATTTCCTCTGGCAGCGATCCTCACTGCAATATATTTCTGTGTCATGGTGTGGTACAGGCGGAAGGAAAATCTGCACGACCCCAACCCCATAAGCATTCTCCATCACGCCCTCCGGTTGGGAGAACAGAGAGAGGAGAAGACGAAGCAGAGAAGAGCCCTCGTTGAGAAGGTGACCGATGCCGTCCTTGCCGTCGTGATCTTCCTGATCTATCTCTACGCGTCCCTTGCATACTCCATCAACCAGGTATTCTGGCTCCCTGTCCTTGTCATCATCGGCCTGCTCCTGACGCGCATCGTCTTCATCGATGCCGGGGAGCGCCGCGTCACCCTTGCACGATCGGTTGTCTTCTACCTCATAGCAGCCGCAATCGTTGTTCTGCGCTACCTGGCACTGGGGTATCCCGTTGTCCCCCTCCTCCAGGCAATCGTGCTTATTGGTGTCGTTTCTTTTCCCATCCTCTACGTCTGGGAAAGACGATCTGCCCCGAAGGGAAAGGACTGAGGGATGATGTCCTGCGGAGGGATGGATGTGCTCTGCACACCTCTGCGAATGACGGAGGGTTCATGATCGTGAAAGCAGTGCAGGTACTTGCCGTTCTGCTCATCGCATGCACTTTGTGCATTCCTGCAGTCGCGGCCTCAACGATCTCCCTTGAATATTACCATATGGACCGGTGCCCGGACTGTAAACTGACCGATCCCCTGATCGCGGACATAGAAAGCACCTACGACGGCGCCCTCGCGATCGAATGGATCGATGTCGAAACCGTGGACGGATGGGAGCGATGGAACGCGTACGCATTTCTCGAAGTCCCGGCCGTGGTTGTGAACGGCACCGTCACAATTCCCAAAGAGGAGATCACCGAAGAGAACGTCAGGGCGGCGATCGAGCAGTCCCTTGCCGGCACTGAGCCGCAGGAGAACTCGCCGCCGATTAACTGGAATATCCCGTTTGCATTCTCCCTGGGCCTTTTCTCCGGGTTTTCACCCTGCCTGATGGCAATACTCGGATTCATACTGGTTTACGTTACCGGGTCGGGCAAAGGGCTGAGAAGCAGTCTCCTGAACTCATTGATATTCGGCCTGGGGCTGGTAGCCGCGTATATCGTCCTGGGGTGCTGCTTCCTGCTGGCAGGGATGTCCCTCGGCGGTTTCGGTCCGTACCTCGCCGTCGCGGCAGGACTGATCACGATACTCACCGGGGTGAACCTGCTTGGGTTGATAAAACTCCCGATCTCCGCGGACAGTTATATCCGGTCCGCTATACAAAGGCACTCGACCACCCTTGCCGGGTTGTTCATTCTGGGCATGATATTTTCGATTGTCAAGGCTCCGTGCGCCGCACCGATGCTCCTCGTCCTGCTGAGCAGAATCCTGATCGACGGCACCGTGCAGGATTTATCACTCCTGCTGGTCTTCGGAGCCGGGGTGCTCACGCCGTTTCTCGGCGTCGGGGTCCTCGGTGGATACGCCTCATCAAGCCGGATAAGAGGATACCGGGATATAATCAAGGCTGTCAGCGGGGTTGTTTTGATTGGATTTGGGCTCTGGCTCATCTTCTGGGGATAAACGCTGCTGGATCCAAGCATCCGGTTCCGTATCGTTTTCATCGCTCCCTCAACGGGGAGTGAACGGTCAACGGGTAAATCTTACGGCCTTCGTCCCGGTACGGGATGTCTATAACAGTCGATTGCCGGGACTGTTGTACCTTGCACGATCTCCCTCGCCGCAAGAACCGCCTCTCTCCTGTACTCGTGCCCCCCGGGATGGGATGGATTGCTTCACTTCCGCAAAAACAGCCGGTTGACGTGTAGAGAGATGTGACAGAAAACATAACTGTCAGAACGTTCAGGTCATTGTGCGGATGCCCGGAATGCGTTCGCAAAACGTCGGAGGCTCACCCAGCCGATTTGCCAAACGTCGGGTGAACCCCCCACTGCCCGAAGGCGAAAGAGCGGTCTGCACTCCCTGTACTTAAGGACTGTGCCTCTTCTGCCTCCGGGTCGCGACTGGGGGAAAGAAAAATGAATGGAAAGAGCAGAACAAGAGACGTAGGTCAAACAGTTGGAATCACATCCATCCTCATTTTAACATTGCTCTCAAGCGGTTGCACTGATACAGGAAAAACCGATGAAGAGACCGTCATTGGAACGGTCGTACACGTCGAAAACGACAGTGGAGTATATATCATACAGGCGGAAAACGGAACATGTTACGCTCCTGTTCATCTGGACGAAGCCTATCGGGTAGATGGCATGATGGTTGGCTTCCGGGGGGTCATTCCGGAGAATGATGGTGTGCCAGAATCGCCGTGTATTCCTATCGAAATTCATTATATCGGTACATACGTTCCGCCCGAAACAAATGCCACATTCACACTTGAGAAACAGTTGCCGTGAGACAATCTCGTATTGTATTGCAGAGTTCAACCGACTGCCTGAAGGAACCACGGGAACGGGTGCATCCCTTTCCCTAACAAACAGTCTGCATCGGTTCCGATTGTGAGGGAAAAATCCTGTATACGACTCCAGTACTTCGCTAAAATGTTTGAGACGGTCATCGAGAGGTTAAACCATCGATCCCTCTTCGCGTTTTTCGCGGCTCGCACCTGGCGGTGCTCAAGCTCGCTTCGCTCGCATTTCGCGTGAGTTAACCAGTGAGGGGTACTGCCTCACGCGAAGAACGCGAAGCCGCGAAGGACGACGGATGGGACGTCAGGAGTTCGAACACCGTCAGGTGCGAAGGAAGTCGATTGTTTGACCTCCGGGGGCCTCAGCAAAAGACGTTAGCGAAGTACTGAGACTGGTTTGTATTTCCCGTACTGTCGAGATAGAGAATAGGCTGGACCTGATTCTGCCCCGGCAAAACTTCCGGGCCCACCCCAAAAAAAGAGTGTTATTCTTCCTTCAGCATCGCGTTGATTGCCGCAGCTGCCTTCTTCGCCGAGCCCATAGCCTCGATCACCGTCGCCGCGCCGGTGACGATGTCACCGGCGGCGTAGACGTGGTGGATCGAGGTCCGGCCGTTTTTGTCGGCGACGACGTTGCCCTTCCTCCCGCGCTCGAGGCCCGGGATCAGGGAGACGAGGAGCGGGTTCGGGCTCGTGCCGATCGCCTGGATGACCATGTCCACGTCGAGGGTGAACTCGCTCCCCTCGATCGGTTCGGGGGACCGGCGGCCGCTCGCGTCGATGCCACAGAGGGACATCTTCACGCACTCGACGCCGGTGACGCACTGCTCGCCGAGGATCTGCGTCGGGTTCGTGCAGGTGAGGAACTCGATCCCTTCCTCCTTTGCATGGACGACCTCGGCCCTCCGTGCCGGCATCTCCTCCTCACCCCGCCGGTAGACCAGGGAGACCTTCGCTCCGAGGCGGCGTGCCACCCGGGCGGCGTCCATAGCAACGTTGCCGCCGCCGATCACCGCCACGCGGGCCCCGTGCAGGACCGGCGTGTCGAACTCGGGAAACGCGTCGGCGTGCATCAGGTTCACCCTCGTGAGAAACTCATTTGCCGAGTAAACGCCGTTTTTGTTCTCCCCGGGAATACCCATAAACGCGGGGAGCCCCGCCCCGGTCGCAAGGAAGACCGCGTCGTAGCCGAGGAGTTCGTCGACGCTGACGCTCCTCCCCACGAGGTGGTTCTTCTTTAAGCGGACGCCGAGGGCGAGCACTTGGTCGAGTTCCGCCTTGACGACGTCTTTCGGCAGCCGGAACGCGGGGATTCCGTAGGTCAGGACGCCGCCCGCCTCATGGAGCGACTCGAAGACCGTGACGGCGTGGCCTGCGCGGGCGAGTTCGGCCGCAGCCGTCAGCCCTGCCGGACCGGACCCCACGACCGCCACCCGCTTCCCGGTCGGGCGGGCTGTCTCGGGGAGTTCGGCGCCGTTTCCCCGTTCCCAGTCGGCCACGAACCGCTCAAGCGCACCGATCCGGATCGGGGTCTCTTTGTTGCCGAGGATGCAGACCCCCTCGCACTGTGTCTCCTGCGGGCAGACCCGTCCGCAGATGGCGGGGAGCATGTTCTGCTCCTTGAGCGCCCGTGCGGCCCCGAGGAAGTCCCCCTCAGCGACCTTTCGGATGAATGCCGGGATATCGATGCAGACCGGACAGCCTTTTATGCAGAGCGGCTTTTTGCACTGCAGGCACCGCTCCGCCTCGGCGATAGCCTCTTCGGCGGAGAGGCCGCAATCGACCTCTTTAAAGTCGTTGACCCGGATGTCGGCAGGCCGGTCACTCATGGTGGTGGCCTCCTTCGCCGCACCGGCATCGGTGCTCCGCAAACCGCTCAAGCGAGATCTTCTCCTGTCCGGTGTAGATCCGCTGCCGCTGCATCAGTTCGGCAAAGTCGACCTGATGCGCGTCGAACTCAGGGCCGTCGACGCAGGCAAACTTCGTCTCTCCCCCGACGGTCACCCGGCAGGAGCCGCACATCCCGGTCCCGTCGACCATGATCGGGTTGAGGCTCACGTAGGTCTTCACGCCGTAGGGGACCGTCACGCCGGAGGTGACCTTCATCATGATGGCGGGGCCGATGATCCAGACCCGGTCGATCGTCTTCTGCTCAAGCAACTTCTTGAGGACGTCGCTTGCAAACCCGTGGACGCCCTTGCTCCCGTCGTCGGTCGTGATATAGAGTTCGTCGCAGACATCCCGCATCTCGTCCTCGAGGATGAGGAGGTCGGCGCTCCGTGCCCCGATGATCCCGATGACGTGGTTGCCCGCCTCTTTTAGTTCCTTTGCGATGAGGGGCGTGCTTGCGATCCCCACGCCGCCGCCGATGACGCAGCAGGTGCCGTAGTTCTCGATCTCGCTCGGCTTTCCGAGCGGTCCTACGACGTCCTTGATGCTGTCCCCCGCGCGGAGCGTCGCAAGTTCCTGGGTCGTCTTGCCGACGGCCATAAATATCACCCGGACGGTATCTCCCTTGACCGCGGAGATGGTGAGCGGTATCCGCTCGCCTGTCTCATGCAGGCGCAGGATGAGAAATTGGCCTGCCCGTGCATGTTGCGCCACCTGCGGCGCACGTATCCAATATTCGTAAACCCGATCGGCGAGTTTGGTCGCCAATTCCACCTTATACAACCGCTTCACTCCTGATAATCCTGGTCGATGTTAACGTCAAACAGTATCTAACGCTTCGTACATATTGTGGCTCCAGCCTCATTACTGCAGCTATTCTGCGCGGCGCGGTCTTCCCATAACGAGACAGAACACGAATTATTATCCCTACATTTGTCGCACGGATATGTATGCGGAGCCAGGTACGCTGGGGGATCGCCCTGACCGTCATCGGCGCGGTGATTGCACTTATAATCCCTATTTACGGCATTCCCATCGCCGTGATCGGCATCGCGCTGTTCATCTGGCGGGGGCGCGAGGATGTCATCGAAGAGATCAGGGAGTGAACAATGATACTGACGACGACTGCAGAGGTGCCGGGCTACGCCGTAGGGGAGATCCTCGGCGTGGTCTTCGGCAACACGGTACGGACGAAGAACGTAGGAAAGGACGTCATGGCGGGCTTAAAGAGCCTTGTCGGCGGTGAACTCCAGGAGTACACCGAGATGCTCTCCGATGCCAGGACCGAGGCGTACAACCGTATGGTCAACGCCGCGCGCGACCTCGGGGCCGACGCGGTGGTGAACATCCGGTTCACGACATCCCAGACAATGGCGACGGCGGCGGAACTCCTCGCCTACGGGACGGCGGTGAAGCTCGTCCCGAAGTAGGGCTTTGGGGTTTAGGGCAGGATCTCTTGCTCTCTTTTTTGGGTTGGGACTCGCGTGGTGGGTTGAGTCTTTCGAAGGCACGTGATGCGCAGTGGGCGTGGTCTCTCCTGTGAATGGAACTCCTAAGTTAGACTGTGGGATGTCAACTTTGCAATGAGGGACTGTTGGAACTTTAGATCGGTGAAAAGCCCCGTACACTGGACCGTGGTGGCCTGCGCACCTGCTGGTGCTCGAGCTCCATTCCGGAGGAACGTCGCTTATCGCAACTGGGGGAGGGGCTGACGGGGAGGGGGCGTGCCCCCTCCCCTGTCTCTAACGCGTAGAGATCCAAACTCCCCGTAGCCCCACCCCGCCCGGCCTTCGGCCTCCTCCCCCGCCCCTGGGGCGGGGGCAGTGCGTGGCGATAGCCAATAGAAATCCGTGTACGGGTTTATGCAACTGACGAAAGTTTGGGTGTCGCAGGCGTGAAAGACACGTTCTGCGACGCTAAATTTGAGCGCTACAACGCGTGAATCCCCGAGGGGCTGAGCCCCCGGCCCCCCTACTCCGCAAGTTTCTTTGTCTTCCTCACCCTGACCGCGACCCCGCGCTTCGACCGGAGCATCTCGTCCGCCCCCATCATCGCCCGCCCGGTTGCGACCGCGAGCGGCCCTTCCACGAGCACCTCGTCGCCCTCCCGTATCCGGGGGTCGCAGTCCGTGACGCCCGGGGCGAGGACATCGCCCTGCGGCACGAACGCGTCGATCTTGATCCGGTAGCCCTCCGGTATCAGGTCCCAGCCCTCGAATGTCGGGCGGAAGAGCCCGGTTCCCGCATCGATGCTGAAGAGTTGCTGTTTCCCGCGGAGGACCGCCATCTGCATGCTCCTGCCCCGGATCTGGAGCCCCTTCGTGTTGATGTCGGTCGCAAACTGCCAGGAGACCGTGCCTCGGATGGTATCGGTCTGCATCCGGCGCTCGCCCTCAAGGGCGGCATCCAGCGCCGCGAGTGACGCAGGCGACGTCGGGTGGCCGCGGCAGGTCACCTCGAGGTCGATCCCGCAGGCTTCCGCCGCCATCTCCGCGACGGTGAGCGCCCCGCCTTCGAGGTGGGCGACTACGCGGCGGTAGGGGTGCGCGGCGAAGTAGCGGGCGAGGATATCGGCGATGAAGGCGCACTCCTCGCGGTCCCAGTAGCCGGTCACCGGCACATCGTAGTGTCCTGCCGGGTAGATCAGTTCCAGTTCCCGGGGCACGAGGCCGAGCGGCGAGGTGACGATCAACTCATGCGCCCGCCGGTTCACCGTGTTCATAAAGAGCCGGTGGCTCCGGGAGAGCGAGTAGGGTTTCCGCGCCGAGCAAGGGAGGAGGACCGCGACGTCGGTCCGGGTCGGGACGAACCGCTCGATCACCCGGTCGGCGAACCGCCGGATCTCCGCCCGGTTCTGCGACTCGGCGGTGTTTGCCCGCATCGGCACCGCCCGCGCCACCGGGAGGAAGCGCTCCATGAAGGCATAGTTCCGGTCGAGGAACCGGAGGATGCCCACCTGCGCCGCGTCCGTGCGGCACCGGGCCTCCATCAGCTCCCGGAGCCTTCCGGCCTCGATGTAGTGCCGCACGAGGGCGATCTCACGGTCCAGCGCCAGGCGGTTGTGCCGGACCAGATCGCCGTCCCGGCAGCCCTCGCACCCGCAGACCCCGGTCTCCATCAGCGAGGCGGGGAACTCGCCTTCCGGCAGGCAGAAGGTCTTCTGTGCGGACGCAAGGTCGACGGCCCGGTAGTCGAAGAGGTCGAAGCCCGAGTATATGAGGAGGCAGGCAGTCGAAGGGAGCGCCGACGCCGGGGCGTACCATGCGGTATCCGGCGGGACGCTCTCTTTTAAGGCGACGAGCCACGCCGCGTAGTTCCGGGGGTTCGCAAGCGCCGTGTGCCAGTTTGCGGCCATCGTGCAGTCGCCCGACTCCGACTTCGGCGGGGCGAGCGGGTGGACGGCCACTGGCTGCCCCTCTCCTGGGGAGAAGTAGTCCCGGACGAACGCCGAGTCAGCAGAGAGCGGGACGTTTGAGAGGGGGCGCCTGCCGAGCGCAGGGAAGAGAGCGTCCGCATCGAGGGCGGCGGGGAGGGATACGCTCATCTCCTCGTGCTCGTAGGTCCCTATCCGCGCCAGTCCGTCGCGCTTTGCTGCCTCATACCTGCTCACGGTACACCTCCGCGTCAGGGACCTCTTCGAGGATAATGCGTGCCCACGCCTCATCGCACCGGACTGCGAACCGACTTGTTGGGTGCGCCTCCATCAGGGCGCGGATCCCGGCGCACCCGGACCTGACCATATCGTCGTCCCATTCAGGGACCTCGCTCTGGCCGATCGGGAATGTCTCTGCGAGTTCGGTAGGATACGGCCCGAAGGGAGGCTTGAAGTTCAGCACCGTATCGAACCCGGGGATCTCGCGCCCGTCGAACGAGACCAGCACCCGCTCCCCGAGGGGAATGCGGGGGATGACCTCGTGGTACCGCAGCACCTCCGTCCGCCGGCAACTCTCAGACCCGCAGTAGAAGAACCGGCGCTTGGAGACGTTGTCGTAGTGCTCGAGTTCGGCGGCGTGGCCGAGGAGTTCCCGGTAGCCGGCGAGTAGCCGCGGATGGCTCCGGCACCGCTCGTCGACCAACTCCCAGAGGGTTCCGTCCTGAACCGCCTGCCTGATGCGGGCGATCTCCGCGAGGGTGACGTAGAGGTTGTGGAGGGCGAGCAGCCGCTCCCGGTCTTCGGACCGCCTGAGTTCGTCGGCGGTCATCGAGCGGCAGACCTTGCAGGGGCAGGGGAGTTCGGCGAGCTCGTCTATCTTGAAACTCCCATGCGGAGTGATATAGCGCCCCTCTCTGGCAAAGAGCGCGTATGCGGCCGAGTCGAAGAGGTCGCAGCCCATCGCTACGGCAAGAGCGAACATCGACGGGTGGCCCGCACCGAAGAGGTGGACGGCCGTCGCCGGCGAGAGGCCGCGTTTGGCCGCGAGGACGACCTGCACCAGGTCCTGATAACGGTAGTTTTCCATCAGCGGCACCACGGCGCCGACCGGGCAGAAGGAGAACCCAAGGTCCTGAACGGCCCGCCCGGCCTCCTCGCGGAGGTCGGTGAAGATGCCGCCCTGCACCGGCCCTGCTAGGTTCGCGTCGGGGAAGAGTTCCCGGGCCTCTCGGATCCGGTCCAAGGTGACCGCAAGTTCCCGTGCGGCCCGCTCCCGGCTCGCATCCGGCGGGGTTGGGATGTCCAGGGGGACGATGATGTCGCTTCCTATCGCCTGCTGGAACTCAAGCGTCTCGCGGTTGCTCACCTCGACCTCTCCGTAGACGGAGAGTTGGAACGAGCCGGAGTCGGTCATGATGGCGCCGTCGAAGTCGAGGACGCCGTGAAGCCCTTCCTCGAGCGCCCGGTCGCGGTACTCCGTGCTCCGCCTGAAGATGTAGGCGTTCGTGATCAGGGCCTCGACGCCCATCTCCTGCATCTCTCGGGGAGTCACCAGAGGAAGATGGGGGTTGACGACCGGGAGGAGCGCGGGTGTCCGAACCGTTTTGTCGTTCACCCTGAGCTTGCCGACCCTTCCAGCGATATCTTTGTGTATGACCTCAAAACTGATTGCCATTCGGGTTAAACCGCCTTTTCATCGAATATCTGCCCCTCGAAAGTCAGCACGGCGACGTCGTCGCGTCTCCAGCATCCTACCGGGAGCCCGGCCTTGACGCAGGTCTGGTCGAGGAACTCCTTGCTGGTCCAACCGTACTCGGTCGGGACCTGCGGGAGGAGGAGGCCCCCGGTCCCAAGACCGCTGACGATCAGACCGTGCTTCCCGACCACGACGCAGTCGGGGCGCCGTTCCGGCGGGCAGTCGAGCGTTTGGGGCTCCGTGAGCACCGTCACCTCAAGGTCGAGACCGTCGAGTTCCCGCTGTGATACCGGCGGGAACCGAGGGTCCTCCAAGGCGGCCGATACGGCCGCCTCGACGATTGCATCCCCAAGCGGCCGTATGGGGTACGGGAGGCCGATGCATCCGCGGAGATGTCCCTGACGCTTGATCGTGACGAAGACGCCGCGTCTCTGCAAAAAGACCGGGGGGAGCCCGGGCAGCACCATTCGCTCGCCGTTCACGGCTTTCTCGATGGTGCTCCGTGCCAGATGAACTGCCGTTCTGCCTTCTTCCGGGGTCAGCATTTCCATCAGAATGGGTCGTATGAGATTGAATACCTTTAGCCTTTCTCAGGAAGAAGCGCCTGTGTCGGGAAGAACCCTGACCGGCCCGGTGATCGTGCAGGGTGCGCTGCCTTCGGGGCGCACCTTGACGGTCAGGCCCTCGCCGACAGGGATGGGGCGGTCGAGGTTGACCCGGATCGTGCAGTCCTCCCCCGCCTCAAGGAGGGTGCCGCCCTCACCGCCGGATGGCGGTGTTGCCGTCCACATCCCCGGCCCCGGGAGAGAAGCCCCGGACTGCGTGAGAACCTCGAGGTAGGTTCCCGCCATGACCGTCACGGTGACCCGGGAGAGGTCGACGGGCCCGCCCTCTCCTGTGTGGGTGAT
It includes:
- a CDS encoding urease accessory protein UreH domain-containing protein; translated protein: MDRCPDCKLTDPLIADIESTYDGALAIEWIDVETVDGWERWNAYAFLEVPAVVVNGTVTIPKEEITEENVRAAIEQSLAGTEPQENSPPINWNIPFAFSLGLFSGFSPCLMAILGFILVYVTGSGKGLRSSLLNSLIFGLGLVAAYIVLGCCFLLAGMSLGGFGPYLAVAAGLITILTGVNLLGLIKLPISADSYIRSAIQRHSTTLAGLFILGMIFSIVKAPCAAPMLLVLLSRILIDGTVQDLSLLLVFGAGVLTPFLGVGVLGGYASSSRIRGYRDIIKAVSGVVLIGFGLWLIFWG
- the gltA gene encoding NADPH-dependent glutamate synthase, whose translation is MSDRPADIRVNDFKEVDCGLSAEEAIAEAERCLQCKKPLCIKGCPVCIDIPAFIRKVAEGDFLGAARALKEQNMLPAICGRVCPQETQCEGVCILGNKETPIRIGALERFVADWERGNGAELPETARPTGKRVAVVGSGPAGLTAAAELARAGHAVTVFESLHEAGGVLTYGIPAFRLPKDVVKAELDQVLALGVRLKKNHLVGRSVSVDELLGYDAVFLATGAGLPAFMGIPGENKNGVYSANEFLTRVNLMHADAFPEFDTPVLHGARVAVIGGGNVAMDAARVARRLGAKVSLVYRRGEEEMPARRAEVVHAKEEGIEFLTCTNPTQILGEQCVTGVECVKMSLCGIDASGRRSPEPIEGSEFTLDVDMVIQAIGTSPNPLLVSLIPGLERGRKGNVVADKNGRTSIHHVYAAGDIVTGAATVIEAMGSAKKAAAAINAMLKEE
- a CDS encoding TIGR00296 family protein, whose amino-acid sequence is MEMLTPEEGRTAVHLARSTIEKAVNGERMVLPGLPPVFLQRRGVFVTIKRQGHLRGCIGLPYPIRPLGDAIVEAAVSAALEDPRFPPVSQRELDGLDLEVTVLTEPQTLDCPPERRPDCVVVGKHGLIVSGLGTGGLLLPQVPTEYGWTSKEFLDQTCVKAGLPVGCWRRDDVAVLTFEGQIFDEKAV
- a CDS encoding sulfide/dihydroorotate dehydrogenase-like FAD/NAD-binding protein, with protein sequence MYKVELATKLADRVYEYWIRAPQVAQHARAGQFLILRLHETGERIPLTISAVKGDTVRVIFMAVGKTTQELATLRAGDSIKDVVGPLGKPSEIENYGTCCVIGGGVGIASTPLIAKELKEAGNHVIGIIGARSADLLILEDEMRDVCDELYITTDDGSKGVHGFASDVLKKLLEQKTIDRVWIIGPAIMMKVTSGVTVPYGVKTYVSLNPIMVDGTGMCGSCRVTVGGETKFACVDGPEFDAHQVDFAELMQRQRIYTGQEKISLERFAEHRCRCGEGGHHHE
- a CDS encoding LolA family protein; translation: MTPQQHYLLVLVIALIGLICSGCLETNVDADTFLRNVAEKQANIENLTYTEIFTFHIGEETRTVEYDATLKTPDKFRRIERIGSIIRSETVSNGDIVWIYDPEVNILFIRNSTPSEKIPEPSIYALLTDNITEKYIIEDQDVGSLNSISVRKVKLSPRELDNEDMREYLIWIDSDSLIPLKLESYDKGNLMLTLEYQDYSINCITDDNEFTFAIPAGASVVYA
- a CDS encoding YbjQ family protein: MILTTTAEVPGYAVGEILGVVFGNTVRTKNVGKDVMAGLKSLVGGELQEYTEMLSDARTEAYNRMVNAARDLGADAVVNIRFTTSQTMATAAELLAYGTAVKLVPK
- the tgtA gene encoding tRNA guanosine(15) transglycosylase TgtA: MAISFEVIHKDIAGRVGKLRVNDKTVRTPALLPVVNPHLPLVTPREMQEMGVEALITNAYIFRRSTEYRDRALEEGLHGVLDFDGAIMTDSGSFQLSVYGEVEVSNRETLEFQQAIGSDIIVPLDIPTPPDASRERAARELAVTLDRIREARELFPDANLAGPVQGGIFTDLREEAGRAVQDLGFSFCPVGAVVPLMENYRYQDLVQVVLAAKRGLSPATAVHLFGAGHPSMFALAVAMGCDLFDSAAYALFAREGRYITPHGSFKIDELAELPCPCKVCRSMTADELRRSEDRERLLALHNLYVTLAEIARIRQAVQDGTLWELVDERCRSHPRLLAGYRELLGHAAELEHYDNVSKRRFFYCGSESCRRTEVLRYHEVIPRIPLGERVLVSFDGREIPGFDTVLNFKPPFGPYPTELAETFPIGQSEVPEWDDDMVRSGCAGIRALMEAHPTSRFAVRCDEAWARIILEEVPDAEVYREQV
- a CDS encoding flagellin produces the protein MGGREACTLELAAIFAAFITVTTLFSFVSLGAGAMGGGPSADAGAYPVLTAGEPHLAPVGEVTGSSSVPELSGGYIDALAFRITHTGEGGPVDLSRVTVTVMAGTYLEVLTQSGASLPGPGMWTATPPSGGEGGTLLEAGEDCTIRVNLDRPIPVGEGLTVKVRPEGSAPCTITGPVRVLPDTGASS
- the arcS gene encoding archaeosine synthase subunit alpha, coding for MSRYEAAKRDGLARIGTYEHEEMSVSLPAALDADALFPALGRRPLSNVPLSADSAFVRDYFSPGEGQPVAVHPLAPPKSESGDCTMAANWHTALANPRNYAAWLVALKESVPPDTAWYAPASALPSTACLLIYSGFDLFDYRAVDLASAQKTFCLPEGEFPASLMETGVCGCEGCRDGDLVRHNRLALDREIALVRHYIEAGRLRELMEARCRTDAAQVGILRFLDRNYAFMERFLPVARAVPMRANTAESQNRAEIRRFADRVIERFVPTRTDVAVLLPCSARKPYSLSRSHRLFMNTVNRRAHELIVTSPLGLVPRELELIYPAGHYDVPVTGYWDREECAFIADILARYFAAHPYRRVVAHLEGGALTVAEMAAEACGIDLEVTCRGHPTSPASLAALDAALEGERRMQTDTIRGTVSWQFATDINTKGLQIRGRSMQMAVLRGKQQLFSIDAGTGLFRPTFEGWDLIPEGYRIKIDAFVPQGDVLAPGVTDCDPRIREGDEVLVEGPLAVATGRAMMGADEMLRSKRGVAVRVRKTKKLAE